The following coding sequences are from one Archocentrus centrarchus isolate MPI-CPG fArcCen1 chromosome 4, fArcCen1, whole genome shotgun sequence window:
- the LOC115779646 gene encoding MARVEL domain-containing protein 3 encodes MSRQPRSNRERNDDHRASSDRSSSRPPSYSRESHVRQVPRVEHRNSKWTHICSRRGIILICAVLTNALVLICVVAAHMVTTGMSSATAMSGFNLNSVINFEGTELQQVRELDMQYSQMRAPGIYGGIPFSLTFGVISLLFVVAGNKPPHLMARKLLVGALVFQGVGAVAYVVAVGLYLHFVITVNSTDVCTLRERLYARNGYTWMNCDVSGADAAVALFGLITAILYTAGFVLTIQTIRHVKRYLQDRKQREEERRKNQSQPHRAPLRAETTFV; translated from the exons ATGAGCCGCCAGCCGCGCTCAAACCGGGAGAGGAATGACGACCACCGGGCATCCTCGGACAG GTCCTCCTCTCGACCCCCATCTTACTCCCGAGAATCTCATGTACGACAGGTCCCTCGGGTGGAACACCGTAACTCCAAATGGACCCACATTTGCTCCAGGAGAG GTATCATCCTGATCTGCGCTGTGCTGACGAACGCCCTGGTCCTGATCTGCGTGGTCGCAGCTCATATGGTCACGACAGGAATGTCTTCAGCAACCGCGATGAGCGGCTTCAACCTCAACTCCGTCATCAACTTTGAGGGTACCGAGCTGCAGCAGGTACGAGAGCTGGACATGCAGTACAGCCAGATGAGGGCGCCGGGCATCTATGGTGGCATCCCCTTCAGCTTGACATTTGGAGTTATCTCACTGCTGTTTGTAGTGGCCGGGAACAAACCCCCCCACCTGATGGCACGGAAGCTTCTGGTTGGAGCGCTGGTATTTCAGGGGGTGGGTGCGGTGGCGTATGTGGTAGCTGTTGGTCTCTACCTACACTTCGTGATCACGGTCAACTCCACAGATGTGTGCACGCTGCGGGAGAGGCTGTATGCACGGAACGGCTACACCTGGATGAACTGCGATGTGAGTGGGGCAGATGCAGCAGTGGCTCTGTTCGGACTCATTACCGCCATTCTGTACACTGCCGGCTTCGTGCTCACAATCCAGACCATCCGGCACGTGAAGCGCTACCTGCAGGACCGAAAGCAGCGGGAAGAAGAGAGAAGGAAGAACCAAAGCCAGCCGCACAGGGCCCCACTGAGAGCCGAGACCACGTTTGTGTGA